A window of Leptospira brenneri contains these coding sequences:
- the nadD gene encoding nicotinate (nicotinamide) nucleotide adenylyltransferase, producing MEVLFFGGSFNPPHRGHRHVIESITKSFPHAKLYICPNFVSPLKDAGKDFQANEIWELCLAEFEDFLSENVILWDEEIKQPNVSYTISTLAVLKNLHPNSEISLVIGEDNLETFDQWKSYSEILKLIFSLIVVRRETPYPKEIPLPKFIPKEKLKVLENPILALSSTEIRQISEVDWNHHLVLPKTKELALEFQKGKEDSSSR from the coding sequence ATGGAAGTTTTGTTTTTTGGAGGAAGTTTCAATCCACCTCATAGAGGACACCGGCATGTGATAGAATCCATAACCAAATCTTTCCCGCATGCAAAACTTTACATTTGTCCTAATTTTGTCTCTCCATTGAAGGATGCGGGCAAAGATTTTCAGGCAAATGAAATATGGGAACTCTGTTTGGCTGAATTTGAAGATTTTCTTTCGGAAAATGTTATCCTTTGGGATGAGGAAATCAAACAACCAAACGTTAGTTATACAATTAGTACTCTTGCCGTTTTAAAAAATTTACACCCCAATTCTGAAATTTCTTTAGTGATCGGAGAAGATAATTTAGAAACTTTTGATCAGTGGAAATCATATTCGGAGATTCTAAAGCTCATTTTTTCACTGATTGTGGTTCGAAGGGAAACACCTTACCCAAAGGAAATTCCTCTTCCCAAATTTATCCCCAAAGAGAAACTTAAGGTTTTAGAAAATCCAATTTTAGCTTTGAGTAGTACAGAAATTCGCCAAATCTCAGAAGTAGATTGGAATCATCACCTTGTTCTTCCTAAAACAAAAGAACTTGCCTTAGAATTCCAGAAAGGGAAAGAGGACAGCTCTTCCCGATGA
- the yqeK gene encoding bis(5'-nucleosyl)-tetraphosphatase (symmetrical) YqeK, which translates to MKETKGKLTSFEDWILFFLEEVPKHVTETRFQHILRVADYAESLAMIHGYTSPKKAYLAGLCHDITKQKKMEIHTALFFEYSVDTKGIPSQALHAFSAPLWLEKEYGFTDFEIARAISSHTLGNDSPSLLDKILYAADFLGSDYAHRQPELSNWVQKTEENLDYGVFMKAFQTISFLMEKKEVIHPYTFFTYNQSANLIKETK; encoded by the coding sequence ATGAAAGAAACGAAAGGAAAACTTACATCCTTTGAAGATTGGATTTTATTTTTTCTGGAAGAAGTTCCAAAACATGTAACAGAAACCCGTTTCCAACATATTCTACGTGTAGCCGATTATGCAGAATCGCTTGCAATGATTCATGGATATACAAGTCCCAAAAAAGCTTATCTTGCAGGTCTTTGTCACGACATCACCAAACAGAAAAAAATGGAAATTCATACTGCTTTGTTCTTTGAGTATTCAGTGGATACAAAAGGGATTCCCTCCCAGGCCTTGCATGCATTTTCAGCTCCCTTATGGCTCGAGAAAGAATATGGATTTACAGATTTTGAAATTGCAAGAGCCATTTCTTCCCATACTTTGGGAAACGATTCCCCCTCTCTTTTAGATAAGATTTTGTATGCGGCTGATTTTTTAGGATCAGATTATGCCCATAGGCAACCAGAACTTTCCAATTGGGTTCAGAAAACAGAGGAAAATCTGGACTACGGAGTTTTTATGAAAGCCTTCCAAACCATTTCCTTTCTTATGGAAAAAAAGGAAGTCATTCATCCCTATACTTTTTTTACCTATAACCAATCAGCAAATTTGATTAAGGAAACCAAATAG
- a CDS encoding LytR C-terminal domain-containing protein, which translates to MLREAPKKQPIPAKTLLIAAGSFFLIALLFLVFRSKGGFSLDQKFSQSKRLPILFSVLDEKDEYLFSLYVEFYPNEKKAALFFVNPKTSFDDGEKSLKEKGSSAPSYVESVLEDTLDSSIPFKIVWTKKQFQNWINLLGGLNLFFEPRSLHITKNYERSKQTYILDGEDTFDWMSSLNDESMISYIRRLEIQETVFLTVLESIHEKRDLLSKQRVAYLHTQMTTNLSIKEWETLIDFLKKEKIHFGVSEVPGEPVGRLKLKDEVLKANQETVKVAFHKFSSELRSLSFSEGERARIEVLNGTPKNGLARYGKVLLNDKGLKVLSVDNAWDSSFKSSIILNRSGNTQYTDIISDTFQGRRVYFALRKDLGLDATVILGEDFQNSKD; encoded by the coding sequence ATGTTACGTGAAGCTCCTAAAAAACAACCAATCCCTGCAAAAACTCTTTTGATTGCGGCTGGTTCCTTTTTTCTCATTGCCCTATTATTTTTAGTCTTTCGTTCCAAAGGTGGTTTTTCGTTGGACCAAAAATTTTCGCAAAGTAAGAGGTTACCCATTCTCTTTTCTGTTCTGGATGAAAAAGACGAATACCTATTTTCTCTATATGTCGAATTTTATCCCAATGAAAAAAAGGCTGCTCTTTTCTTTGTAAATCCCAAAACCAGTTTCGACGATGGAGAAAAATCCCTCAAAGAAAAAGGAAGTTCTGCTCCTTCTTATGTAGAATCTGTTTTGGAAGATACTTTAGATTCTAGTATCCCTTTTAAAATTGTTTGGACCAAAAAACAGTTTCAAAATTGGATCAATTTACTCGGTGGACTGAATTTATTTTTTGAACCAAGATCCCTTCACATAACAAAAAACTACGAAAGATCTAAACAAACTTATATTTTGGATGGAGAAGATACTTTTGATTGGATGAGTTCATTGAACGATGAATCAATGATTTCTTATATCCGTAGGCTCGAAATTCAAGAAACAGTATTTTTAACTGTTTTAGAATCCATCCATGAAAAACGAGATTTACTGAGTAAACAAAGAGTGGCTTACCTCCACACGCAAATGACCACCAACCTTTCGATTAAGGAATGGGAAACCCTCATTGATTTTTTGAAAAAAGAAAAAATCCATTTTGGTGTTTCTGAGGTTCCAGGGGAACCAGTGGGGCGTCTCAAGTTAAAAGATGAAGTTTTAAAAGCAAACCAGGAAACGGTAAAAGTAGCCTTTCATAAATTTTCAAGTGAACTTAGGTCTCTTTCTTTTAGTGAGGGGGAACGCGCTCGGATAGAAGTCCTAAATGGAACTCCTAAAAATGGGCTTGCCAGATACGGGAAGGTACTTCTTAATGATAAGGGTCTGAAAGTTCTCTCCGTTGACAATGCCTGGGATTCTAGTTTTAAATCCAGTATCATCCTCAATCGCTCTGGAAATACACAGTACACGGATATCATCTCTGATACCTTCCAAGGTAGAAGAGTTTACTTTGCTCTTCGGAAAGATCTGGGTCTGGATGCTACAGTGATACTAGGGGAAGATTTTCAAAACTCTAAGGATTAA
- the rsfS gene encoding ribosome silencing factor, giving the protein MPNISAETIEHLKKIKQTLIDKKCENIQFLDLKDVHSYLSLFVIATVKTETQGRSCAKDIDKYMKPLKLAVKRQNLTDLPKDATGWILLDYGEICVHIMTDEMRTYYSLDRLWGDATPISV; this is encoded by the coding sequence ATGCCGAATATCAGTGCCGAGACAATAGAACATCTCAAAAAAATTAAACAGACGTTAATTGATAAAAAATGTGAAAACATCCAATTTTTGGATTTAAAAGACGTCCATAGTTATCTATCCTTATTTGTAATTGCGACTGTCAAAACGGAGACACAAGGAAGGTCTTGTGCCAAAGATATTGATAAGTATATGAAACCTCTAAAGTTAGCCGTGAAACGACAAAACCTGACAGATCTTCCTAAAGATGCAACCGGTTGGATCCTTCTCGACTATGGTGAAATTTGTGTACATATCATGACAGACGAAATGAGGACTTATTATTCCTTAGATCGTCTTTGGGGTGATGCAACACCTATTTCTGTATAA
- a CDS encoding thioredoxin domain-containing protein, whose protein sequence is MANLSKKPNRLVHEKSPYLLQHAHNPVDWFPWGTEAFEKAKKEDKIIFLSIGYSTCHWCHVMERESFEDDSTAEVLNRDFVCIKLDREERPDIDKIYMDALHAMGTQGGWPLNMFLTPEKEPILGGTYFPPENRYGKRSFKEVLRLVSEAWKNQREELITAASDLTQYLRDNETRPNEGKLPATEIIDKNFERYLQVYDKDFFGFKTNSVNKFPPSMAMSFLTEFYLLKKDPRALEMAFNTAYAMKFGGIYDQVGGGICRYATDHEWLVPHFEKMLYDNSLYVESLSLLYRATGNPFFLEVIREIVNYIRRDMSLERGGIASAEDADSEGEEGKFYLWKHSEFKGVVPEEEIQGFWNVTEEGNFEHQNILNVYWKGKNPYVDGIDFKPEFLGQLETAKEKLLAVRETRIRPLRDDKVLTSWNCLWIRALLSAYEVSGISDYLSDAKNVYQFITKQLVGEDGSILRRYREGEAKYFGTLSDYSEFIWVSMKLFQLDEDLDVYSKGKRSLEYLFSHFDSKAGPFYESFHGNEDLIVRTIEGYDGVEPSGNSTILHLFYFLHSLGYQKIDLEKKANSIFSYFLPELTQNSLSYPSMLSAFQKFQYPSKEVLVVYKNQNPEEIQKIKNELSSLKDPNLVWLVLEETKAKVLAPELELLMGRDAGSGMKFYVCRNFTCELPKENWEEALVLIQK, encoded by the coding sequence GTGGCAAATCTGTCGAAAAAACCGAATCGTTTGGTTCATGAAAAAAGTCCTTATCTGTTACAGCATGCACACAATCCCGTAGATTGGTTTCCCTGGGGAACCGAAGCCTTCGAGAAGGCTAAAAAAGAAGATAAAATCATCTTTCTTTCCATTGGATATTCGACCTGTCACTGGTGCCATGTGATGGAACGGGAATCATTTGAAGATGATTCTACAGCAGAAGTCTTAAACCGTGATTTCGTATGCATCAAGTTAGACAGGGAAGAACGTCCAGACATAGATAAAATTTACATGGACGCACTGCACGCGATGGGAACTCAAGGTGGTTGGCCCCTCAATATGTTTCTCACTCCCGAGAAGGAACCCATCCTTGGAGGAACTTATTTTCCTCCCGAAAACCGCTACGGAAAACGCAGTTTCAAAGAGGTTTTGCGTTTGGTTTCAGAAGCTTGGAAGAACCAACGTGAGGAACTCATCACGGCTGCTTCGGATTTGACACAGTATTTACGTGACAATGAAACAAGGCCGAACGAGGGAAAACTTCCTGCCACCGAAATCATCGATAAAAATTTTGAAAGGTACCTTCAAGTGTACGATAAAGATTTTTTTGGATTTAAAACCAATTCAGTGAATAAATTTCCACCGAGTATGGCGATGAGTTTTCTTACGGAGTTCTACTTATTAAAAAAAGACCCTAGAGCTCTCGAGATGGCTTTTAACACGGCTTATGCCATGAAATTTGGTGGAATTTATGACCAAGTGGGAGGAGGAATTTGCCGTTATGCAACAGACCATGAGTGGCTTGTACCACACTTCGAAAAGATGTTATATGATAATTCCTTATATGTGGAGTCACTTTCTCTTTTATACAGAGCAACCGGTAACCCTTTCTTTTTAGAAGTAATCCGCGAAATTGTAAATTATATCCGTCGGGATATGAGTCTCGAACGAGGAGGGATCGCCAGTGCCGAAGATGCCGATTCGGAAGGTGAAGAGGGAAAATTCTATCTCTGGAAACATTCTGAATTCAAAGGAGTGGTTCCTGAAGAGGAAATCCAAGGATTTTGGAATGTCACCGAAGAAGGAAATTTTGAACACCAGAACATCCTCAATGTTTACTGGAAGGGGAAAAATCCTTATGTGGATGGAATCGACTTCAAACCAGAGTTTCTCGGGCAATTAGAAACTGCCAAAGAAAAATTATTGGCAGTTCGTGAAACAAGGATTCGACCACTTCGTGATGATAAAGTTTTGACTTCTTGGAACTGCCTTTGGATCCGAGCTTTGCTTTCTGCTTATGAGGTTTCCGGAATTTCAGATTATCTCTCCGATGCAAAAAATGTTTATCAGTTTATCACAAAACAACTAGTAGGGGAAGATGGATCGATCCTTCGACGTTACCGCGAAGGAGAAGCCAAATATTTTGGAACACTTTCCGATTATTCAGAATTTATTTGGGTTTCGATGAAACTTTTCCAATTGGATGAGGATTTAGATGTTTATTCTAAAGGAAAACGATCTTTAGAATATTTATTTTCTCATTTCGACTCGAAAGCGGGACCATTTTATGAATCTTTTCATGGAAATGAAGATTTAATCGTTCGAACGATTGAAGGTTATGATGGAGTGGAACCTTCTGGAAATTCAACCATCTTACATTTGTTTTACTTTTTACATTCCTTAGGTTATCAAAAAATAGATTTGGAAAAAAAAGCAAATTCCATTTTCTCTTATTTTTTACCTGAACTAACTCAGAATTCACTCAGTTATCCTTCGATGCTCTCTGCCTTCCAAAAATTCCAATACCCATCCAAAGAGGTTCTTGTTGTCTATAAAAATCAGAATCCTGAGGAAATCCAAAAGATTAAAAATGAGTTATCCAGTTTAAAAGATCCTAATCTAGTTTGGCTTGTTTTGGAGGAAACAAAAGCGAAGGTCCTCGCTCCAGAACTAGAACTTCTGATGGGAAGGGACGCTGGTTCTGGAATGAAGTTTTATGTATGTCGTAACTTTACTTGTGAATTACCAAAGGAGAACTGGGAAGAAGCACTCGTTCTTATACAGAAATAG
- a CDS encoding TolC family protein: protein MQLSQWENGNTIPDLLQAGNGPKKLRLTISQAIEQVIENNTIVQNAKLEIVKADSPEWKNESKYTWKALASVQSYKQFFPENRNNIFAGTIRSQDKISAGIEKQFKTGTYFKTEISSVRYDVNAFEDPASQAGFGSLLAAPPMYTGALSATLSQELLKYGFGKNEEDKEKLLKNQTLLVRENYINILTQLVVKILVDYWSLSIVDSRIATYEKVSKNTEEIRRLTLRKTSLGLSEGFEVNQWNQAYLRTQSLLEKAKVDRIEAERNLVRILNVDTGSSIEGVTDLSETLPTEINLKADKEYALSRRTDYLILKREREIAKLALNTALAEDDPSLLATFSYSTIGQNFISPQDNFIARQRGITSFNHPQILAELKMSYPLWDLGIKAGIRDAETNLKANELKIQDLEQEITQEIDNRYEALISSHALLKDLMKTKKETEVFYNGLMERFRQGRYTAVNVKNALDSLANAELGVTQAKINFNINLVRYELAKNSLFEKYGLDLYSILDEVEKRAKLESDKL from the coding sequence ATGCAACTTTCCCAATGGGAAAATGGCAATACCATTCCAGATTTGCTCCAGGCTGGAAATGGTCCGAAAAAACTACGACTCACCATTTCACAAGCCATTGAGCAAGTCATTGAAAACAATACCATTGTTCAAAATGCAAAACTGGAGATTGTCAAAGCGGACAGTCCCGAATGGAAAAACGAATCCAAATATACTTGGAAAGCCTTGGCCAGTGTCCAGTCCTACAAACAGTTTTTTCCAGAAAACAGGAACAACATCTTTGCCGGAACAATTCGTTCCCAAGATAAAATCTCTGCTGGAATTGAAAAACAGTTCAAAACGGGAACTTATTTCAAAACAGAAATCAGTTCGGTTCGTTATGACGTAAACGCTTTCGAAGACCCTGCATCCCAGGCTGGATTTGGAAGTTTACTGGCAGCTCCTCCGATGTATACCGGTGCGCTTTCTGCTACCTTGTCCCAAGAATTACTCAAATACGGTTTTGGTAAAAACGAAGAAGATAAAGAAAAACTTTTAAAGAACCAAACTTTACTCGTTCGCGAAAACTATATTAATATCCTAACTCAACTTGTGGTGAAAATTCTTGTCGACTACTGGTCTCTCAGTATTGTCGATTCACGAATTGCTACTTATGAAAAAGTTTCGAAAAACACAGAAGAAATCCGCCGTCTAACTTTACGTAAAACTTCGCTGGGACTATCCGAAGGATTTGAAGTCAACCAGTGGAACCAAGCTTATTTAAGAACTCAATCTCTTCTTGAAAAAGCAAAAGTAGATCGGATAGAAGCAGAAAGGAATTTGGTGCGAATTCTGAATGTGGATACTGGCTCATCCATTGAGGGAGTTACTGATCTCAGTGAAACTTTACCTACAGAGATCAATCTTAAAGCAGACAAAGAGTATGCACTTTCCAGAAGAACAGATTACCTGATCTTAAAACGGGAAAGAGAAATTGCAAAACTTGCTTTGAATACAGCACTTGCGGAAGATGATCCTTCATTACTTGCTACCTTTTCTTATAGTACAATTGGTCAAAACTTCATTTCACCACAGGACAATTTTATTGCTCGTCAAAGAGGAATTACTTCTTTCAATCACCCACAAATCCTAGCGGAATTGAAAATGTCTTATCCTCTTTGGGATTTAGGAATCAAAGCGGGAATCCGTGATGCGGAAACCAATCTAAAAGCAAACGAATTAAAAATCCAAGACTTGGAACAAGAAATCACTCAGGAAATTGACAATCGTTACGAAGCATTAATTTCAAGCCATGCTCTCCTAAAAGATTTGATGAAAACAAAAAAGGAAACGGAAGTTTTTTACAATGGCCTTATGGAACGATTTCGCCAAGGTCGTTATACTGCCGTTAACGTAAAAAATGCTCTTGATAGTTTGGCAAATGCGGAACTTGGGGTGACTCAAGCTAAAATCAATTTTAATATTAATTTAGTTCGTTATGAGTTGGCAAAGAATTCTCTTTTCGAAAAATATGGACTCGATCTCTATTCCATTTTGGATGAAGTCGAAAAGAGAGCCAAGTTAGAATCTGACAAGTTATGA
- a CDS encoding M20 metallopeptidase family protein, translating to MNLVPTTRKEEMVRYRRTFHQFPELKYEERETASFVKAHLESLGFQVESGIAETGLVALFDSGLPGKTVLIRADMDALPIHEENTHEYKSKTPGKMHACGHDGHTSILMALSSELKTSFSEFVPKGRVLLCFQPAEEGGSGADRMIASGILERYQVDSVFALHVWNHIDLGKVGVVNGTMMASVDEFKITVRGTSGHGAIPQHTVDPIVVGSHLVTALQTLVSRNVDPLEPCVVTVGSFHSGNAFNVIPETATLHGTVRTYSKSVYEMIPKRMETLVNQVAGGFGAKVDFEYNRIDKPTINNPAMADIVRTAAKTVLGENCLTDENTRTMGGEDFSAFLMERPGCYFFIGSRNEAKGFVHSHHSSFFDFDEDALPIGLAVMKEVIRTYLLN from the coding sequence ATGAATCTAGTTCCAACAACCAGAAAAGAGGAAATGGTTCGGTACAGACGAACCTTCCATCAGTTCCCGGAACTCAAATATGAGGAAAGGGAAACTGCCTCTTTTGTTAAAGCCCATTTGGAATCCTTGGGTTTTCAGGTAGAATCTGGGATTGCAGAAACAGGACTTGTTGCTCTTTTTGATTCGGGTCTTCCCGGAAAAACTGTCCTTATCAGAGCTGATATGGATGCCCTCCCCATCCATGAAGAAAATACACACGAATACAAAAGTAAAACTCCCGGCAAGATGCATGCCTGTGGGCATGATGGGCATACTAGCATTCTTATGGCTCTTTCTTCGGAACTAAAAACTTCCTTTTCAGAATTTGTCCCCAAAGGACGGGTTCTACTCTGTTTCCAACCGGCAGAAGAAGGTGGTTCCGGTGCTGACAGAATGATTGCTTCAGGGATTTTGGAAAGATACCAAGTTGATTCTGTTTTTGCCCTCCATGTCTGGAACCATATTGATCTAGGCAAAGTGGGAGTTGTGAACGGAACCATGATGGCCTCCGTAGATGAATTTAAAATCACGGTAAGAGGAACCTCCGGTCATGGAGCCATTCCCCAACATACAGTAGATCCAATCGTTGTCGGTTCTCATTTAGTCACAGCTTTACAAACCCTTGTTTCCCGTAATGTAGACCCGCTGGAACCTTGTGTGGTGACTGTCGGGTCTTTTCATTCCGGAAATGCTTTCAATGTCATTCCAGAAACGGCAACCCTTCATGGCACGGTAAGAACCTATTCCAAATCGGTTTACGAAATGATTCCCAAACGAATGGAAACTTTGGTAAACCAAGTGGCAGGCGGGTTTGGAGCCAAAGTAGACTTCGAATACAACCGCATTGACAAACCCACGATCAACAACCCTGCCATGGCTGATATCGTCAGAACAGCAGCAAAAACGGTTCTCGGCGAAAATTGTCTGACAGACGAAAACACAAGGACCATGGGCGGGGAAGATTTTTCTGCCTTTTTAATGGAAAGGCCAGGTTGTTATTTTTTCATCGGTTCTAGAAACGAGGCCAAAGGATTTGTCCATTCACACCATAGTTCTTTTTTTGATTTCGACGAAGATGCCCTCCCCATTGGCCTTGCCGTCATGAAAGAAGTCATCAGAACCTACCTTTTAAATTAA
- a CDS encoding enoyl-CoA hydratase/isomerase family protein, whose amino-acid sequence MISFEQIDGIGFIRLGINDKNSFSSESFLELKKAIQAAKESNSKAIVLKSDSPGTFSLGLDLATVCKMDMSKDLVPFLNLFFENLKELYTIPVPTIAEISGHALGYGAMLALVCDYRYVTEDIRFGLPEVKIGIQVPSFIFALLGEAIGYDAAKRHVLLGDAFKAKEMPNLFEEIGNTEEEMKKKSKSLQTKLKKNSLSAMKDTKSGILNVQKNILSLIESDINLTVVSIQSKDAQEGITASVEVRRPVFTS is encoded by the coding sequence ATGATTTCTTTCGAACAAATAGACGGGATCGGTTTTATCCGATTGGGGATCAACGACAAGAACAGTTTTTCTAGTGAATCGTTTTTGGAATTAAAAAAGGCGATCCAAGCCGCTAAGGAATCAAATTCCAAAGCCATTGTTTTAAAAAGTGATTCACCTGGCACTTTTTCGCTAGGACTTGACTTAGCGACTGTTTGTAAGATGGATATGTCAAAGGACCTTGTTCCCTTTTTGAATCTATTCTTTGAAAATTTAAAAGAACTGTATACAATCCCCGTTCCTACGATTGCAGAAATTTCTGGTCACGCTCTTGGGTATGGGGCTATGCTTGCTCTTGTCTGTGATTACCGCTATGTAACTGAGGATATTCGATTTGGATTACCTGAAGTCAAAATTGGAATTCAAGTTCCTTCTTTTATTTTTGCCCTCCTGGGAGAAGCGATTGGATACGATGCTGCAAAACGCCATGTCCTTCTTGGTGATGCATTTAAAGCCAAAGAAATGCCAAATTTGTTTGAAGAAATTGGTAATACAGAAGAAGAGATGAAGAAAAAATCTAAATCACTCCAAACAAAACTTAAAAAAAATTCTTTGTCGGCGATGAAAGATACGAAATCAGGAATTCTAAACGTTCAAAAAAACATTTTGTCACTGATCGAATCAGATATTAATCTCACAGTTGTAAGTATCCAATCGAAAGACGCACAGGAAGGAATCACAGCTTCTGTAGAAGTAAGAAGACCTGTTTTTACTTCTTAA
- a CDS encoding MarR family winged helix-turn-helix transcriptional regulator, with translation MSRELPKRFRSVRYFDRISSEIAEIVRVEMEKLGYPGLTTSHFEILTFLLRSTVPINMTQVAKTIEKTKPTCTVLVNRLVKEGLVERNPSPSDGREWALLLSKDGKKIRKKIVTISAKLLSLQTWGISKENEDILYPILDQIYKHIRKKEN, from the coding sequence ATGTCTAGAGAACTTCCCAAACGTTTCCGATCGGTTCGTTATTTTGATCGCATCAGTTCTGAAATTGCAGAAATTGTTCGAGTTGAAATGGAAAAGTTAGGATACCCCGGTCTCACAACCTCTCATTTTGAAATTTTGACTTTTTTACTTCGTAGCACTGTTCCTATCAATATGACTCAAGTGGCGAAAACCATTGAAAAAACAAAACCCACTTGCACTGTCCTTGTGAACCGATTGGTCAAAGAAGGACTCGTGGAAAGAAATCCTTCGCCAAGTGACGGAAGGGAGTGGGCTTTGTTATTATCAAAAGATGGGAAAAAAATACGAAAGAAGATTGTTACGATTTCAGCAAAACTTCTTTCGTTGCAAACTTGGGGGATCTCAAAAGAAAACGAGGACATTTTGTATCCTATCCTCGATCAAATTTATAAACACATCCGGAAAAAAGAAAACTAA
- a CDS encoding aminopeptidase P N-terminal domain-containing protein, with the protein MKLPDKKTKDYNTKLYRSRITNIQKKLKKGEVFLIFAASHKIRNRDVEYKFRQNSDFYYLTGITEEDSILVLTNEVSRMFCLPKDKEKEIWTGIRLGKEKIKSMLGLNFSYDLSDWEKERPNLLLGNHTLYYFFGENPDRDRELITECRNLSERAREGKFGPARIEQPNFLHEERLIKSKEEISLLKNAAEITKMGHLRIMRESKPGMFEYELEALLDQEYLKYGSIGGGYGHIVAAGKNACILHYVSNDDVLKDGDLVLVDSGAEWNYYTADVTRVFPVGKKFTEAQKTIYEIVLYSQKNAIRSSVAGTPFNEVHEKTVRFLSDCLREMGFLKGSLDEIIEKGTYRKFYMHRTGHYLGMDVHDVGRYFLEGKSRPLKDGQVVTVEPGLYFDPTDDSIPKEFRGIGIRIEDDILIHGKTPINLTESIPKEISEIEALKA; encoded by the coding sequence ATGAAGTTACCTGATAAAAAAACAAAAGATTACAATACAAAGTTATATCGTAGTCGAATTACAAATATCCAAAAGAAACTAAAGAAAGGAGAGGTTTTTTTAATTTTTGCTGCGAGCCATAAAATTAGAAACCGAGATGTAGAGTATAAGTTCCGTCAAAATTCAGATTTTTATTATTTAACAGGAATTACAGAAGAAGATTCTATCCTTGTTCTCACGAATGAAGTATCCAGGATGTTCTGTTTACCAAAGGATAAAGAAAAAGAAATTTGGACAGGGATTCGACTTGGAAAAGAGAAAATCAAATCCATGCTTGGGCTTAATTTTTCTTATGACCTCTCTGATTGGGAAAAAGAAAGACCCAATCTCCTTCTTGGAAATCATACCTTATATTATTTTTTCGGAGAAAATCCAGATCGTGACCGCGAACTCATTACGGAATGTCGGAATCTTTCAGAACGGGCTCGAGAAGGTAAGTTTGGCCCTGCCCGTATTGAACAACCCAACTTCTTACATGAAGAAAGATTAATTAAATCCAAAGAAGAAATTTCCCTTTTGAAAAATGCCGCGGAAATCACCAAGATGGGTCACTTGCGCATTATGCGAGAAAGTAAACCGGGAATGTTTGAATATGAATTAGAGGCTCTCCTTGACCAGGAATATCTCAAATACGGATCCATCGGTGGAGGTTATGGTCATATTGTTGCCGCTGGAAAGAATGCCTGCATCTTACACTATGTTAGTAATGATGATGTACTAAAAGATGGGGATTTGGTTCTTGTGGATTCAGGAGCTGAGTGGAATTATTATACAGCCGATGTGACTCGTGTTTTTCCTGTGGGGAAAAAATTTACCGAAGCCCAAAAGACAATTTATGAAATTGTTTTGTATTCCCAAAAGAATGCGATTAGAAGCTCTGTAGCGGGAACACCCTTTAACGAAGTCCATGAAAAGACAGTTCGCTTCTTAAGTGATTGCTTACGTGAAATGGGTTTTTTAAAAGGTAGTTTGGATGAGATCATAGAAAAAGGGACGTATCGAAAGTTTTATATGCATAGAACAGGACATTACCTCGGAATGGACGTTCATGATGTGGGGCGTTATTTCCTAGAGGGCAAGTCAAGACCACTGAAAGACGGTCAGGTGGTAACTGTGGAACCTGGATTGTATTTTGATCCAACAGATGATTCAATTCCTAAAGAATTTAGAGGGATTGGAATTCGAATTGAAGACGATATTTTGATCCATGGAAAAACTCCCATTAACTTAACCGAATCCATTCCAAAAGAAATTTCAGAGATTGAGGCCTTAAAAGCCTAA